The genomic interval CCTGCTGCCCGAAGCCCGCGACACTATTCTGGTGCCGACCACCTACGTCGGCTGAACCTCAGCCGCACCCGCAATTGACGATGGATATCCCGCGCCAGCGCATCGCGCGGGATGCACACGCTCCTCACCTGCCACTCCCCCGGCAGACGAAAACGAAGAACGACCGCCATTGGCAGGGCCAGGCTGTCCGGCCGCAACTGCACGGGCTGCCAGCCCATGCGCACACTCCACAGCTGCCAGCTGCAGGCAGCGCAGCGCACACCTCGGAAGGCCGCGGAATGGGAGAGCAGGATCTGCCTGGGCAGGCACCAGACCGCATGCGCCAGACACAACGAGCCACCGAGCAGGCGCCCCCAGGAAGGTATATCGGCCAATGCGAGGGAGCCCAGGGCAAGCGCCTGGGTAGTCAGATAGGCCGCCAGCAACTGCCGCGAAGGCTGCCAGCGGCACTCGAAGACATCACTTGGGTTGGACACGATCCAGAATCATGTTCACCATGCGGCGCAAATCGGGATCGGCCGGCTCTTCCCGGCGCATGAACCAGCCGAACATGTCTTGATCCTCGCAGCTCAGCAGCTTGCGGAAACGGGCCTGATCCTCGGCATTCAGCGCGGAGTAGGCTTCCTTCACGAAAGGCACCAGCAGCACGTCCAGCTCCAGCATGCCGCGCCGGCTGTGCCAGAAAAGTCGGTTGAGTTCGATATCGTCGGCCATGGGATGGGTTCCTTGAAAGAAGGCTGCATTATAGCGGCGTTGCAACGCGACGACACCGCTGACAAGGCATGGACCGGTCTCTATGATGA from Azotobacter salinestris carries:
- a CDS encoding succinate dehydrogenase assembly factor 2; the protein is MADDIELNRLFWHSRRGMLELDVLLVPFVKEAYSALNAEDQARFRKLLSCEDQDMFGWFMRREEPADPDLRRMVNMILDRVQPK
- a CDS encoding protein YgfX, with product MSNPSDVFECRWQPSRQLLAAYLTTQALALGSLALADIPSWGRLLGGSLCLAHAVWCLPRQILLSHSAAFRGVRCAACSWQLWSVRMGWQPVQLRPDSLALPMAVVLRFRLPGEWQVRSVCIPRDALARDIHRQLRVRLRFSRRRWSAPE